The nucleotide window CGCCGGAGGCCGTGGGTTCGAGTCCCATCGGCCCCGCCAAAGAAATCAAGGGTTTAAGGTCTAAACAGCCTTAAGCCCTTTTTCTTTTGTGGGTTCCGCTCCTATGGCTTGTTATTTTTGATTTCCAATTTTCGGTACAATCCACGGAACTGATGATATGTTATCCCCAATAAATCAGCAGCCTTGCGCTGGTTATAGTGGGTTTTTTCCAGTGCAAAGCGCACATAGCGCTCCTCCAACTCGGCCACGGCCCGAGCCAAGGGCACGTCGCGCCGAGCGTCCTCGCTGCTCGCGATTTGCCCGATGGACGTCGTCGCCTCGTCCAACGCGCGAGGCGCTGCGGGCATGGGACGAAACGGAGACTGAAACGGATCAAAAACCACATCGGTCACCACCTTCCCTTCGGTACGATACACCGCCCGCTCCACCACGTTTTTGAGTTCCCGCACATTGCCTGGCCAATCATAGCTCACCAGCCGGGCCATGACCGCGTCGGAAAATCTGGGCGCGGCCTCGCGTCCGATCGCCACGGCCAAGCGCGTGGCAAAATGCGTGATCAGAAACTCCACATCGCCTTGCCGCAGACGCAACGGCGGCAAGGTCAAAACTTCGAAGCTCAAACGATCCAGCAAGTCCTCCTTGAACTTTCCCGCCCTGGCCTGACTGGGCAAGTCCACGTTCGTTGCTCCCACCAAGCGAACATGAACGTGAACACTTTTACTGCCCCCCACCCGATCAAAAACCCCGTATTCGACCACCCGTAAAATTTTTTCCTGAGCCTCCAAGGACAAATTGGCGATCTCATCCAAAAACAAGGTCCCTCCATCCGCGCTTTCAAATCGGCCGCGCCGTTTTCCAACGGCCCCGGTGAACGCTCCCGCCTCGTGACCGAATAGCTCGGAATCCAACAACTGACTGGCCAAGGCCGCGCAGTTCACGGTCACGAATGGCCCCTGCCAACTTGGAGACAAATAATGCAAGCGGGCCGCGGCCAACTCCTTGCCGGTACCGCGCTCACCAATAATCAAAACCGGCCTGTCAATACGCGCCACTCGCGATAAATTTTCCTGAAAATTCAAAAAGGCATCGGATTGCCCGACGGCCTCGATGGGAGAAGATGGATATGTGGTGTTCATCGCCATTAAATATATTTTTAAACCAAAAAATACAAATGTCGGCCAATCAAGTTTTTAATCAAAAAAATAATTTATAAAATTCAGAGTGTTAATAAAAAGTTTTTTGGCATAATCCCTGCTTTCATGAAAGAAACCACAACATGGAGGCATACGATGGGCGTATTTACCAGATTCAAGGACATTATCAGTTCCAACATCAATTCGATGCTGGACCGTGCCGAGGAACCTGAAAAAATGATTCGACTCATG belongs to Spartobacteria bacterium and includes:
- the pspF gene encoding phage shock protein operon transcriptional activator; this translates as MNTTYPSSPIEAVGQSDAFLNFQENLSRVARIDRPVLIIGERGTGKELAAARLHYLSPSWQGPFVTVNCAALASQLLDSELFGHEAGAFTGAVGKRRGRFESADGGTLFLDEIANLSLEAQEKILRVVEYGVFDRVGGSKSVHVHVRLVGATNVDLPSQARAGKFKEDLLDRLSFEVLTLPPLRLRQGDVEFLITHFATRLAVAIGREAAPRFSDAVMARLVSYDWPGNVRELKNVVERAVYRTEGKVVTDVVFDPFQSPFRPMPAAPRALDEATTSIGQIASSEDARRDVPLARAVAELEERYVRFALEKTHYNQRKAADLLGITYHQFRGLYRKLEIKNNKP